The Macrotis lagotis isolate mMagLag1 chromosome 6, bilby.v1.9.chrom.fasta, whole genome shotgun sequence genome includes a window with the following:
- the LOC141490961 gene encoding insulin-like growth factor-binding protein 2 isoform X2, with product MLPRLSGPALLPLLLLPLLPSLLAGGGSPGALAEVLFRCPPCTPERLAACAPPAAGPAAPPALPPAAAAVLPCAELVREPGCGCCPVCARLEGEACGVYTPRCAQGLRCYPNPGSELPLQALVQGEGTCAKRRDTEYGASQEQVAEKWELAAPSLGSLI from the exons ATGCTGCCGAGGCTGAGCGGCCCCgcgctgctgccgctgctgctgctacCTCTGCTGCCCTCGCTGCTGGCCGGGGGCGGGAGCCCCGGGGCCCTGGCCGAGGTGCTGTTCCGCTGCCCCCCCTGCACCCCGGAGCGCCTGGCCGCCTGCGCTCCCCCGGCCGCGGGGCCGGCCGCTCCCCCGGCGCTgcccccggccgccgccgccgtccTGCCCTGTGCCGAGCTGGTGCGGGAGCCCGGCTGCGGCTGCTGTCCGGTCTGCGCCCGGCTGGAGGGCGAGGCGTGCGGGGTCTACACCCCGCGCTGCGCCCAGGGGCTCCGCTGCTACCCCAACCCGGGCTCCGAGCTGCCCCTCCAAGCGCTGGTCCAGGGCGAGGGCACTTGCGCCAAGCGGCGGGATACCGAGTATGGTGCCAGCCAGGAGCAGGTTGCAG AAAAATGGGAACTAGCAGCTCCTTCTCTTGGGTCTCTGATATGA